Proteins from a genomic interval of Quercus lobata isolate SW786 chromosome 11, ValleyOak3.0 Primary Assembly, whole genome shotgun sequence:
- the LOC115967486 gene encoding L-type lectin-domain containing receptor kinase S.4-like has product MAERLKLFFWVFFVLLPNPAKSQLDELFFNGFKGVDVASNLSLNGAAQIQDNGAIQLTNKTQRLLGHAFYSNPIQFKNSTDGKAFSFSTSFAFAMVPKHAKLGGHGLAFTISPTKEIPGALPSQYLGLLNNTDLGNFTNHIFAVEFDTVQDFGFRDINDNHVGIDINSLVSNKSAPAAYFDGTNSSIQVLNLKSGQVIQAWIEYDSQSNQLDVKLSPSSTKPRSTLLSFHVDLSLILQESMYVGFSSSTGLLSSSHYIMGWSFKMNGEAKSLSLDQFPPLPAESKRNKNTGVIVGASVSAALAIILVSGLAFNLIRKIKKADVIEAWELDIGPHRFSYKELEKATSGFRDKELLGFGGFGRVYKGTLSNSNTQVAVKRISHESKQGLQAFISEIASIGRLQHRNLVQLFGWCRRGADLLLVYDFMPNGSLDKYIFDDPKTILSWEQRFNIIKGVASGLLYLHEEWEQTVIRVREI; this is encoded by the coding sequence ATGGCAGAAAGACTCAAACTTTTCTTCTgggttttctttgttcttctccCAAACCCAGCAAAATCTCAACTTGATGAGCTATTCTTCAATGGGTTCAAAGGTGTAGATGTAGCTAGCAACTTGAGCTTAAATGGTGCCGCACAGATCCAAGACAATGGTGCAATTCAGCTAACAAACAAAACGCAGAGACTATTAGGCCATGCCTTTTACTCAAATCCAATCCAATTCAAGAACTCCACGGATGGCAAagctttttccttttcaacttCCTTTGCTTTCGCTATGGTCCCCAAGCATGCTAAGCTTGGAGGCCATGGCCTTGCTTTCACAATCTCTCCCACCAAAGAGATTCCAGGGGCTCTACCAAGTCAGTATCTTGGTCTGCTCAACAACACCGATCTTGGCAACTTCACCAACCACATATTTGCGGTCGAATTTGACACTGTCCAAGACTTTGGGTTTAGGGACATCAATGACAACCACGTTGGCATTGATATCAATAGCTTAGTATCCAACAAATCTGCCCCGGCTGCTTATTTTGATGGTACTAATAGTTCGATCCAAGTTCTCAATTTGAAGAGTGGTCAGGTAATTCAGGCTTGGATAGAATATGATTCTCAAAGCAATCAATTAGATGTGAAACTTTCACCTTCATCTACTAAACCAAGGTCTACACTTCTGTCTTTTCACGTAGACCTCTCACTAATTCTTCAAGAATCTATGTATGttggtttttcttcttcaactgGTTTGCTCTCTAGCTCTCACTATATAATGGGTTGGAGCTTTAAGATGAATGGAGAAGCTAAATCTTTGTCTTTGGATCAATTCCCTCCACTCCCAGCAGAGTCTAAAAGAAACAAGAACACAGGCGTAATTGTTGGTGCTTCTGTTTCAGCTGCATTAGCAATAATTTTGGTGAGTGGTTTGGCTTTTAACCTCATCAGGAAAATCAAGAAAGCTGATGTGATTGAGGCCTGGGAGCTTGATATTGGTCCACACAGATTTTCTTACAAGGAGCTGGAGAAAGCAACAAGCGGTTTTAGAGACAAGGAGCTACTtgggtttggtgggtttggtCGAGTTTATAAAGGGACACTGTCAAATTCAAACACCCAAGTTGCAGTTAAGCGAATTTCGCATGAATCAAAGCAGGGTTTGCAAGCATTCATATCAGAGATTGCTAGTATTGGTCGGCTTCAACATAGAAATTTGGTTCAATTATTTGGATGGTGTCGGCGAGGAGCAGATTTGTTACTTGTTTATGACTTTATGCCTAATGGAAGCTTGGACAAGTACATATTTGATGATCCTAAAACAATTCTGAGCTGGGAGCAGAGGTTTAATATCATCAAAGGTGTGGCTTCAGGACTTTTATATTTACATGAAGAGTGGGAACAAACTGTCATTAGGGTTCGAGAAATTTAG
- the LOC115969159 gene encoding probable anion transporter 5: MRMMTFPNRYLIVILTFISTSVCYIERVGFSIAYTIAADAAGVNQSIKGTVLASFYCGYACSQVPGGWAAQKIGGRKVLLISFVLWSLTCALVPLDPNRVTVLVIARLLVGVAQGFIFPSIHTVLAQWVPPHERSRSVSLTMSGMYLGAATGMLFLPSLVKYRGPQSVFLVEAALGAMWCMLWFKYASDPPRSEHPKATASGFGESLLPVKGSQKMKVENGGISAKTANIPWKKILLSLPVWAIVVNNFTFHYGLYVLMNWLPTYFEKGLQLSLQEMGSSKMMPYFNMFIFSNIGGVVADHLITKRILSVTRIRKLLNTVGFLVASLAFILLPLFRTSSGAVFCSSVALGFLALGRAGFAVNHMDIAPRYAGIVMGVSNTAGTFAGIIGVRFTGWLLECAKTANPDLSSPEGWKLVFYIPGFQCIFSCLVFLLFSTAERIFD; encoded by the coding sequence ATGAGGATGATGACGTTTCCAAACCGTTACTTGATTGTCATTTTAACCTTCATAAGCACATCTGTTTGCTATATAGAACGTGTGGGCTTCTCTATTGCATATACAATTGCTGCTGATGCTGCTGGGGTAAACCAATCAATTAAAGGAACTGTACTGGCTTCATTCTATTGTGGATATGCATGTTCTCAGGTGCCTGGTGGATGGGCAGCTCAGAAAATTGGGGGAAGGAAGGTCCTCCTCATTTCTTTTGTGTTATGGTCATTGACTTGTGCATTAGTCCCACTAGACCCTAATCGAGTTACAGTGTTAGTGATTGCTCGCTTGCTTGTTGGTGTGGCACAAGGCTTCATCTTCCCCTCCATCCACACAGTGCTAGCACAGTGGGTTCCACCTCATGAAAGATCTAGATCTGTTTCTCTAACTATGTCTGGTATGTACCTTGGTGCAGCTACTGGAATGCTTTTCCTTCCAAGCTTGGTAAAGTATAGGGGACCCCAATCCGTATTTCTTGTTGAGGCGGCATTAGGTGCCATGTGGTGCATGCTTTGGTTCAAGTATGCTAGTGACCCTCCTCGTTCTGAACATCCAAAAGCCACTGCCTCTGGTTTTGGTGAATCTTTGTTGCCAGTTAAAGGAAGCCAGAAAATGAAAGTGGAGAATGGAGGAATTTCTGCCAAAACCGCCAACATAccatggaaaaaaattttactcagCTTGCCAGTTTGGGCAATTGTGGTAAATAATTTCACCTTCCATTATGGTTTGTACGTGTTGATGAACTGGCTGCCAACATACTTTGAGAAAGGGCTGCAGCTTAGTCTTCAGGAGATGGGGTCATCTAAAATGATGCCTTATTTTAACAtgtttatattttcaaatattggCGGGGTAGTTGCTGACCACTTAATCACCAAGAGAATCTTGTCCGTGACGAGAATCAGGAAGTTGTTGAACACTGTAGGGTTCTTAGTTGCTTCTCTTGCATTCATATTACTTCCTCTCTTCAGAACTTCCAGTGGGGCTGTGTTTTGTTCTTCTGTAGCTCTTGGTTTCTTGGCACTAGGAAGAGCTGGGTTTGCAGTGAACCACATGGATATTGCTCCGAGATATGCAGGGATTGTTATGGGAGTTTCTAATACTGCTGGTACCTTTGCTGGCATTATTGGAGTTCGTTTCACTGGCTGGCTTCTTGAATGTGCGAAAACTGCCAATCCAGATCTTTCAAGTCCAGAGGGCTGGAAATTAGTGTTTTACATACCAGGGTTTCAATGCATCTTTAGTTGTCTGGTGTTTCTATTGTTTTCCACTGCGGAGAGAATTTTTGACTGA